The Actinomycetes bacterium genome includes the window AGGTCGGCGGCGAAGGCGACCGCGAAGGCCACGGCGCCGGCGCGCGGCCGGGGGGCGTCGCGCAGCAGCACCGACGCGCCGACAGCGCCCGCGACCGCCGCCAGCGCCCCACTCGCACGCACGCCGATGGCCGCCATCGAGGCCGGTGCCAGGACGCTGTACGTCGGCAGCGAGACGCCACCGAACCAGCCGGTCCACCACGACACCACGCCCGACTCCCGCACCACCGACGAGCGCGCCACCTGGGCGGCCAGGTCGGGGGCGGCCGGGCTCCAGCGCAGGTAGGCCACCGCGAGCGCGACGCCGAGCACCAGCGCCCACCGGGTCGCCGACCAGGGGTGAGCGCCGTCCGGCCGACCCGTGTGGACCCGTTCCATGCCGCTCCTCCGGCCAGCCAACCTAGCCCGTGGGCTGGTCCGCCCCGCGCCCGGCCCCGGCCAGGCGGGCGCTCCAGAGGTCCTCGACCGGCCAGCTCGACGCCCAGGAGGCGGAGGCGATCTCGTAGTAGTCCGGGTCGACAGCGTCCGTACCGGCGTACAGCTCGTGCAGCGCCTCGACGACGAACCCGTGCGAGCGCAGCACCGCGATCCAGTCCCCGTGCGAGGGATGGAACTCCACGCCGCCGCCGGGCCAGCGCACCCGGCGCAGGTCCCGCTGGGGGCGCAGCAGCCGCTCCCCCGCCACCCCGGACTCCTCGGGCACGCACAGGCTGGCGAGCACGCTGTTGGTCAGGAACACGAGGCGGCCACCCGGCCGCAGGAGGCGCGCTGCCTCACCGACCCAGCGCGACGGCTCGCACCACACGCTGGCGCCGTACTCGCTCACGACGAGGTCGAAGCT containing:
- a CDS encoding class I SAM-dependent methyltransferase, with translation MERSSPDAAHLDDAAVNRELWTLVNAQHTDEHARVAWAREEVVWGLFAVPEWQIGALGEVAGLDVVELGCGTAYFSAWLQRLGARPVGVDVTPAQLVTAARCQREHGMSFPLVAADAADVPLPDASFDLVVSEYGASVWCEPSRWVGEAARLLRPGGRLVFLTNSVLASLCVPEESGVAGERLLRPQRDLRRVRWPGGGVEFHPSHGDWIAVLRSHGFVVEALHELYAGTDAVDPDYYEIASASWASSWPVEDLWSARLAGAGRGADQPTG